GGGTAGCGACTTCGGTTACACGATCGAAACAGTCCGTCGTTACCCCGTTCTCGCCGCGTCGAGCTGTTTGGGAGTTGTTAAAACGCTCGCTTGATCTTCTCGAAGAAGCCTTCGTTGACTTCGATTTCGTCGCCACCGGCCTCGGCGAAGGCCTCGAGCGCCTCGCGTTGCTCCTCGTTGAGCGAGTCGGGCGTCACGATCTGGACCTTGACGTAGAGGTCGCCCTGTCCGCGGCCGCGAAGGCGTGGCATCCCCTTCCCCTTGAGCCGGAACGTCTCGCCGCTCTGGGTCCCACCCGGAACCTCGAACTCGACGCTCCCTTCGAGGGTCGGCACCTGGATCGTGTCTCCGAACGTCGCCTGCGGGAACGAGATGGGGAGTCGGTAGCGAAGATCGTCGCCCTCGCGCTCGAACTCCTCGTGTTCGGCGATGGCGACGTCGATCAGCAGGTCGCCGCGAGGACCGCTCTCGGGGCTCGGCGCCCCCTCGCGCTCCATGCGGAGCGTCTGTCCGTCCTGGATGCCCGCCGGCACTTCGACGGTGAGCGTCGCCTCGGCCCGGACGTAGCCCTCGCCGTGACACTCGCCACAGGTTTCGGAGTACAGCGTTCCCTCGCCCTCACAGCGGGGACAGGAGGTCGTCTGCTGGACGCGTCCGAGCGGCGTCTGCTGGACCTGGGTCACCTGCCCGCGACCTTGACACTCCGGACAGGTCTGGGCGTCCGCCTCCGGCGGGTGGCCCTCGCCATCGCAGACCTCACACTCCTCCGGTCGCTCGACGGTGAACTGTTTCTCGACGCCCTCGTAGGCCTCCTCGAGCGTGATCTCGAGTCCCGTTCGCAGGTCGCGCCCCTTCCGCGGCCGACGTCGACCGCGGCCGCCACCGCCGCCGCCGAAGACCTGTTCGAAGATGTCGCCGAGACCGCCACCGCCCATGCCGCCACCGCCGCCCATTCCGCCGAACGGGCCGCCGCCCATCCCGCCGGCGCCGGCGTCGCCGGCGTCGTAGCCGTGCTTTTCGGCCTGCTCGTAGCGGTCGTGACCCATCCGATCGTAGGCGTCGCGTTTCTCCTCGTCCGTGAGGACCTGCTTTGCCTTCTGGATCTTCTTGAATTTCTCCTCGGCGTCAGGATCGTCGCTGACGTCCGGATGGTACTCGGTGGCCTTCTTCCGGTACGCCTGCTTGATCTCCTCGGCGGACGCGTCGCGACTCACGCCGAGAACGTCGTAGAAGTCCTCGCTCATTCGTTGTTCCACCGATACTCGGTTGAGACACTTGAAACGACCGTTCGCCAACGAACTTTTTCCGCCTCGGGTTCGCTCTCTCCGCTGGCTCACCACTCTCTGCTCACGGGCACTTCGTGCCCGTTCGCACGGCTCGCGGGACCGATGGTCCCGCGCTGGGCGCAAAAAACCTCAGAACTCTTCGATTTCTGATGGACCCGCAAGCGCTCCGCGCTTGCGGACTTCGATGAAAAAAGGCCGCTCAGTCCCGCTGGTCGCTCGCGGATGCAGTGCTTGCGACTCGACCGCAGCGGTTAGTTGAGGACTCGTACTCGTCCTTTCAGTCGTCGTCCTCTTCGAAAAGTGAGCGGAAGCGAACTTTTCGAAACTACGATGGACTCGCTACGCTCGCCCATCGAGTTGACGAAAACGACTCAGTCTTCGTCGTTTTCTTCAACGTCTTCGAAGTCGGCGTCGACGAACTCCTCGTCTTCGCCGTCAGCAGCCGCGCCGCCCGGCCCTGGGTTCGGGCCGCCGCCCATGCCGCCCATTCCGCCGGGACCGGCACCGGCCGCACCGCCTGCGGCGCCGCCGGCACCTGCGGCGCCGGCTTCCTGCTGGTACATCTGCTTGCCGATCTCCTGAAGCTCCGTGCTCAGGCTCTCGGTCGCTTCCTCGATGTCCTCGGCCTCGGCATCGTCGTCGTCGATCGTCTCCTCGAGGTCCTCGACGGCAGCCTCGATATCCGCGCGCAGATCGTCGTCGACCTGCTCCTCGTTCTCCTCGAGCAGCGTCTCGGCGCGCTGGATCGTCGCCTCGGCGGTGTTGCGCGCCTCGATGCGCTGGCGCTTCTTCTCGTCCTCCTCGGCGTGCTGTTCGGCTTCCTCCTGCATCTGCTCGATCTCGGCGTCGGAGAGGCCGGCACCGCCCTCGATGGTGATCTCCTCGCTGGTACCGGTGCCCTTGTCCTCGGCCGAGACGTTGACGATCCCGTTCTCGTCGATGGAGAACGTGACCTCGATCTGGGGCGTTCCGGCGGGGGCCGGCGGGATGCCGGTCAGGTGGAACTCGCCCAGCATCTCGTTCTTCTCGGCCAGCTCGCGCTCACCCTGGAAGACCCGGACCTGCACCGAAGTCTGGTTGTCCGCCGCGGTGGTGAAGATCTTCGACTCCTCGGTCGGAATCGTCGTGTTCTTCTCGATGAGTCGCTCGAAGAGGCCGCCCTTGACCTCGATACCGAGCGAGAGCGGCGTGACGTCGAGCAGCACGATGTCGTCGACTTCGCCGCCGAGGACGCCGCCTTGGATCGCCGCACCGAGCGCGACGGCCTCGTCGGGGTTGACGTTCTTCTGGGGTTCCTGACCCGTGAGCTCCTCGACCTTCTCTGAAACTTGGGGCATCCGAGTCGAGCCACCGACCAGGAGGACCTCGTCGATGTCGTCCTTTTCGTAGCCGGCGTCCTCGAGCGCCTGCTCGGTCGGCTCGACGGTGCGCTCGATCAGATCCTGGGTTAGCGACTCGAACTTGGCGCGGGTCATGGACTCCTCCAGGTGGATCGGGCCGTCGTCGGTCGCCGTGATGAACGGCAGGTTGATTTCGGTCTCCTTGCGCGAGGAGAGTTCGATCTTGGCTTCCTCGGCCGCGTCCTTCAGGCGCTGGAGCGCCTGCCGGTCCTCGCGGAGGTCGACGCCGTGGTCGGCCTCGAACTCGTCGGCGAGGTAGTCGATGATCGCCTCGTCCCAGTCGTCGCCGCCGAGGTCGTTGTCACCGTTGGTCGCGACGACCTCGTAGACGCCGCCGCCGAGATCGAGAAGAGAGACGTCGAAGGTTCCGCCACCGAGGTCGTAGACGAGCACCGTCTGGTCGGACTCGTCGTCGAGGCCGTAGGCCATCGACGCGGCGGTGGGTTCGTTGACGATGCGCTCGACTTCGAAACCGGCGATCTCGCCGGCGTCCTTGGTCGCCTGGCGCTGTTTGTCGTTGAAGTACGCGGGAACTGTAATGACGGCCTTCTCGACGTCGTCGCCGAGGTACTCCTCGGCGTCGTGTTTGATCTTCTGGAGGATCATCGCCGAAATCTCCTCGGGCGTGTACTCCTCGCCCTCGATCTCGACGGCGTAATCGTCCTCGCCCATGTGGCGCTTGATAGACTGGATCGTCCGCTCGGGGTTCTGGACGGCCTGGTTCTTCGCGGGTTTGCCGACGAGTCGCTCGTCGTCGTCGGTGAACGCGACGACGGAGGGTGTCGTCCGTTCGCCTTCGGCGTTCGCGATGATCTCCGGATCGCCACCTTCCATCACCGCGAACGCGCTGTTCGTCGTTCCGAGGTCGATTCCGAGAATCTTGTTACTCGCCATTACGAGATGGGTTGTGCTCACTTTGGTTTAAAGCTTATCACAGATAACGACCGCACTTGGTATTATAGAAATGAGGCGGTGAGAGGGGCGAATATCCTCTCTCGTTGATTCTGTAGGCCTTCAATTACCGGGCGACGAAAACTCCAATCCGGATCTCCCGCTAGCTCAAGTTCGACCCGGCGGTCAGTAGCCACTCACCGCCGTGGTGACAGTGACGCCAGCGTCGTAGTAAAGTCAGGATCGACCGCAAGCGTGCGTACCTGTACGAAGTCATTCCCTGCTGGATACTATAGTACCAACTGAAACGATTTACACACCGATCGCACTGTCCGCGGTTCTCGCTTGCTTCGCTCGCTCCGAACCGCGCTCCTGTCGGGCGATCGGGTGTGCACTGACTGTCAGTGGCTACTATAGCGGAACGTCGCCGGAAGACCGCGCTCTCGCTGTGAGAAACGAGAACGCATCGACAGCGGCCTCGAACGGAAACTCCGTCTCGAAAATTTACTCGGCGTCGCCTGTCTCGGCTCCGTCGTCCGCCGATCCGTTTTCCGACTCCGACGCTTCGTCTTCGTCGGGCGTCTCGTCCTCGAGGCTGCCGTTCGAGACGGTCACCTGTGCGTTCTGGATGACCTTCTCGCCCATCTCGTAGCCGGGCGTGTAGACGTCGGCGACCGCCCCCTCGGGTTGGCTGCTGTCGACCTGCATCATCACTTCGTGGCGCTGCGGGTCGACGTCGGTACCCGGCTCGGGGGTGATCTCCGAGACGTCCTCGTCCTCGAGCACGCGGTCGAACTCTCGGAGCGTCATTTCGACGCCGTCGCGCAGGCTTTCGGCGTCACTGCTCTCCTCCTCGAGGGCGCGTTTCAGGTTGTCGCGAACGCCGACGAGTCGCTCGACGAGGTCCTCCGTCGCGCGATCTTTCATCTGCTGCTGGCGCTTCTTGGCGCGTTTCTTGTAGTTCTGGAAGTCGGCCTGCTTGCGCTTGAGGCGGTCCTTCAGGTCGTCGACCTCCGCTTCGGACTCCTCGAGTTCGGTCCGAAGTTCCTCGATGGTCTCGGCCTGTTCCTCGACTCGCTCGTCGAGATCCTCGAGTTCCTCGCGCTGCTGGGCGACGGTGTCGTTGAGCTGTCGCGCTTCGTCGACGATCCCGTTGACCTGGTGGGCGAGGTCGTCGTCGTGCTCCGTGATCCGGTCCAGGAGTTCCTGAACGTCCTCGCTCGTTTCGGGAACGTCGTCCTGGCTCGCGTCCGACTCGGCGGCCGTCGATTCGGCTGCTGATTCCGACTCCGATTCCCCTGTCGTTCCCTCGGCCTCGACGTCGGCCGGCTCGCCGTCGTCGGATCGGTCCTCGGACGGGACACCCTGGGCGGAAGCGTTCGTGCCCTCGTCTTCGCTCATGTCCCAGTCAACGAACAGCGGTAATAAAAGGGTTGAGGTACGCCCTCGTTGCGGAATCGATCCGACGGAAATTCTCTCGAGCGAACCGTTCGCGGGAGTCGCCGAGATCGACCGGAGGATCCAATCCGCCGACCGACAGCCGACAGTATATGTGGCTCCCGCGCGGAGTACCGGGCGTGACGTCGCCAGATTCGAGGGGTGAACCCGCAGTCGAACTCCGGTACGAGGACGGGACCGTTCGCCTCGACGGTCTCGACTCCGCACTCGCGTCGACGATCCGAGAGCGAGTTCCCGACCTCGACCCCGATCCGCGGACGGACGGCTGGCGAGTGCCCGCGTTTCGGTACGCCGCCTGTCGTGCAGTCCTCTCTCGACGCGGCGTTCCGTTCGAGGACCACGTGCTCGACGCCGCCCCCCTCTCCGACCTTCGGTCCGCGTACGAACTCCGCGAGTACCAGCGCGAGGCGCTGTCGGCGTGGTTCGAGACCGACCGCTGGAGCGACATCGACCGCGACGGAGGGACCCCTACTGAACGCGCTCCCGCCGGCGTCCTCGAACTCCCCACGGGCAGCGGGAAGACCGTCATCGCGCTGAAGGCGATCGAACGCCTCGCCGTGCCGACGATCGTGGTCGTCCCGACGATCGATCTGCTCGAGCAGTGGCAGCGGGAACTCGAGCGCGAGTTCGGCCACGAGATCGGACGCTTCGGCGGCGGCGAGCAGCGACTCGCTCCGATCACGGTGTCGACCTACGACTCGGCCTACCTGAAGGCCGACTCGGTGGGCGACCGCTTCGGTCTGGTCGTCTTCGACGAGGTTCACCACCTCGGCGGCGAGGGCTACCGCGAGATCGCCCGCCTGCTCGCCGCTCCGGCACGAATGGGGCTCACCGCGACGTTCGAGCGACCTGACGGCGCACACGAGGTCGTCGAGGAGATCGTCGGCCCGCTTCGCTACCGTATCGCACCCGACGAACTGGCCGGCGAACACCTGGCTCCCTACGACGTGAAGCGACTCGAGGTGTCGCTCACCCCCGACGAGCGCGAGGAGTACGACCGCAACCAGGAGGTCTTTGCGGACTACCTCGCGAAATCGAACATCCAGTTCAACAGCGGTTCGGACTACCAGGAACTCGTCAAGCGTTCGGGTTCGGATCCCGAAGCCCGGAAGGCGCTGCTTGCGCGCCAGCGCGCCCGAGAGATCACCTACGGTAGCGAGGCCAAGGTCGACGCGCTCGAGGGGATCCTCGACGACCACCGCGGCGAGCGGATCATCGTCTTCACGGCGTACAACGACCTCGCGTACGACGTCAGCGAGCGGTTTCTCGTCCCGACGATCACCCATCAGACTGGCGCGGCGGAACGCCGGGAGATTCTGGATCGCTTCCGCGAGGGGACGTACACCCGGACCGGAACGTCGAACGTCCTCGACGAGGGGGTCGACGTCCCCGACGCGAACGTCGCGATCGTCCTCTCGGGCAGCGGCAGCGAGCGGGAGTTCACCCAGCGACTCGGTCGGATCCTGCGTCCGAAGGCGGACGGGGGGCGAGCGCTCCTCTACGAGGTCGTCGCGAGCGAGACCGCAGAGGAGCGGACGGCCGAGCGACGTCGCTAGGGCCGCCGAATCGGCGGTCGACGCGAGCGTAGGTCCAAGTCGGTCCTGGTCGAAGGAGGCGTATGGTCGGGGCACCGACGGTCGCGAGAGTTCGAGGTGACTATCAATGAGTTCGTCGGCGACGAGCGGTGGCGTGGACGGTCTCGTCGCGGTACTGGTCCCCCTGTTCGCGGTCGGACTCGCGGCAGTTCATCTGTTCGCCGGCCGCCTTCGCGTTCTCGATGTAATTCCGCGAAGCCGGTGGCTATCGTTCGCGGGCGGGGTCTCGGTCGCGTACGTGTTCGTCCACGTCCTTCCCGAGATCGGAGCCGCCGCGGAGGCGATCGAAGGGAGCGACACGCCCCTGGCCGCGATCGAGAATCACGTCTACATCGTCGCGCTCCTCGGGTTCGTCGTCTTCTACGGGCTCGAGCGGTTCGCGAGGGAAGCGCGCCTCGAGGACGGATCGGCCGACGTCGAACGCACGCCGATGACGGACGGGGCTTTCTGGCTTCACACCGTTTCGTTTGCGGCGTACAACGCTCTCGTGGGATATCTCCTCGTCCACCAGGAAGATCCCGGAGTCGCGAGCGTGACCTTCTTTTTCGTCGCAATGGCGTTGCACTTTCTGGTGAACGACTTCGGTCTTCGCGACCATCACGGACGGGCGTATCATCGGTACGGTCGATGGCTACTCGCGGGCGCAGTGGTCCTCGGTCTCGCTATCGGCTACGCGACGACCGTAACCGAACTGGTTCTCGGCGTGCTGTTCGCGTTTCTGTCCGGCGGCGTCGTCCTCAACGTGATCAAAGAAGAACTGCCAACCGAGCGCCGAAGCCGATTCTGGGCGTTCGCGACCGGTGCGGCGGGGTACACGATCCTGTTACTCGGAGGGTAGCTCACCGGACGCATCCTCGAG
This DNA window, taken from Natronococcus sp. CG52, encodes the following:
- a CDS encoding DEAD/DEAH box helicase, producing the protein MWLPRGVPGVTSPDSRGEPAVELRYEDGTVRLDGLDSALASTIRERVPDLDPDPRTDGWRVPAFRYAACRAVLSRRGVPFEDHVLDAAPLSDLRSAYELREYQREALSAWFETDRWSDIDRDGGTPTERAPAGVLELPTGSGKTVIALKAIERLAVPTIVVVPTIDLLEQWQRELEREFGHEIGRFGGGEQRLAPITVSTYDSAYLKADSVGDRFGLVVFDEVHHLGGEGYREIARLLAAPARMGLTATFERPDGAHEVVEEIVGPLRYRIAPDELAGEHLAPYDVKRLEVSLTPDEREEYDRNQEVFADYLAKSNIQFNSGSDYQELVKRSGSDPEARKALLARQRAREITYGSEAKVDALEGILDDHRGERIIVFTAYNDLAYDVSERFLVPTITHQTGAAERREILDRFREGTYTRTGTSNVLDEGVDVPDANVAIVLSGSGSEREFTQRLGRILRPKADGGRALLYEVVASETAEERTAERRR
- the grpE gene encoding nucleotide exchange factor GrpE, with protein sequence MSEDEGTNASAQGVPSEDRSDDGEPADVEAEGTTGESESESAAESTAAESDASQDDVPETSEDVQELLDRITEHDDDLAHQVNGIVDEARQLNDTVAQQREELEDLDERVEEQAETIEELRTELEESEAEVDDLKDRLKRKQADFQNYKKRAKKRQQQMKDRATEDLVERLVGVRDNLKRALEEESSDAESLRDGVEMTLREFDRVLEDEDVSEITPEPGTDVDPQRHEVMMQVDSSQPEGAVADVYTPGYEMGEKVIQNAQVTVSNGSLEDETPDEDEASESENGSADDGAETGDAE
- a CDS encoding ZIP family metal transporter; amino-acid sequence: MSSSATSGGVDGLVAVLVPLFAVGLAAVHLFAGRLRVLDVIPRSRWLSFAGGVSVAYVFVHVLPEIGAAAEAIEGSDTPLAAIENHVYIVALLGFVVFYGLERFAREARLEDGSADVERTPMTDGAFWLHTVSFAAYNALVGYLLVHQEDPGVASVTFFFVAMALHFLVNDFGLRDHHGRAYHRYGRWLLAGAVVLGLAIGYATTVTELVLGVLFAFLSGGVVLNVIKEELPTERRSRFWAFATGAAGYTILLLGG
- the dnaJ gene encoding molecular chaperone DnaJ, with amino-acid sequence MSEDFYDVLGVSRDASAEEIKQAYRKKATEYHPDVSDDPDAEEKFKKIQKAKQVLTDEEKRDAYDRMGHDRYEQAEKHGYDAGDAGAGGMGGGPFGGMGGGGGMGGGGLGDIFEQVFGGGGGGRGRRRPRKGRDLRTGLEITLEEAYEGVEKQFTVERPEECEVCDGEGHPPEADAQTCPECQGRGQVTQVQQTPLGRVQQTTSCPRCEGEGTLYSETCGECHGEGYVRAEATLTVEVPAGIQDGQTLRMEREGAPSPESGPRGDLLIDVAIAEHEEFEREGDDLRYRLPISFPQATFGDTIQVPTLEGSVEFEVPGGTQSGETFRLKGKGMPRLRGRGQGDLYVKVQIVTPDSLNEEQREALEAFAEAGGDEIEVNEGFFEKIKRAF
- the dnaK gene encoding molecular chaperone DnaK, which codes for MASNKILGIDLGTTNSAFAVMEGGDPEIIANAEGERTTPSVVAFTDDDERLVGKPAKNQAVQNPERTIQSIKRHMGEDDYAVEIEGEEYTPEEISAMILQKIKHDAEEYLGDDVEKAVITVPAYFNDKQRQATKDAGEIAGFEVERIVNEPTAASMAYGLDDESDQTVLVYDLGGGTFDVSLLDLGGGVYEVVATNGDNDLGGDDWDEAIIDYLADEFEADHGVDLREDRQALQRLKDAAEEAKIELSSRKETEINLPFITATDDGPIHLEESMTRAKFESLTQDLIERTVEPTEQALEDAGYEKDDIDEVLLVGGSTRMPQVSEKVEELTGQEPQKNVNPDEAVALGAAIQGGVLGGEVDDIVLLDVTPLSLGIEVKGGLFERLIEKNTTIPTEESKIFTTAADNQTSVQVRVFQGERELAEKNEMLGEFHLTGIPPAPAGTPQIEVTFSIDENGIVNVSAEDKGTGTSEEITIEGGAGLSDAEIEQMQEEAEQHAEEDEKKRQRIEARNTAEATIQRAETLLEENEEQVDDDLRADIEAAVEDLEETIDDDDAEAEDIEEATESLSTELQEIGKQMYQQEAGAAGAGGAAGGAAGAGPGGMGGMGGGPNPGPGGAAADGEDEEFVDADFEDVEENDED